The window attcgattagacttgaaggggaggcttgtgatgtggatataTCTTAAGGACCTAGGAGGAATTAGGGAAAAAGTGAGGGGCACTTTGATCATTTGACTGCAGCACCTCTTTTTAGGTTACTGTTGATCATGGAAGGAAAAGGGGGGCTTTTGCTTGGGTTTTCTCCTCTGCCGCCAAGGGAACCAAGGAGAAAGCTTCCTCAACGTCGACACTGCCGCCGTAGACAAAGGAGCGCACCTCCACTTTTCTGTCATAGTGGCCTCTCACGCGACCACCGTTGCTAACGCCACCGCCAGTAGAGCGGCGATCGCCTCTAAGTCGTCTCCTTCCTTCCCCATAGCCACTGTGACGCCTTCTGCTCGAGGCCACCTCCTCTCCACGTCGATGACCACGCTATCACCTCCACCTCTTCTCACGCACACCGCCAAGGTCACAGGTAAGGAGGGGGTCTCTTTCTCCACGCCGATCGCCGACGTTAATGCCGACGTCGCCGCTTCTACTCTCCTCCGAAGTCGGCCACCTCCGAGGTCAGCTGCCCTTTTCTTCCAACGCCTCTGCTGCCTCACGTACATCTTGTGAACCCCGTCGCGAACGTCGCGACTGCTCCCTCTCGCGAAGCAGCAGTCACCTCCCCTACTCGCACACTATCTCCCTCTACCTTTCAACACTCGCAGCTACCTGTCGGTAGCCTTCTCTCCTCCGCCTGCAGTTGGCCATCGTCGGCATAATGTTGCCGCAGCAGACTTGTCCATCTCGTAGCCCTCTCTGTCGGTTACCCCTTTGCTAGTCGGCCATGCAGTATGTCATCTCTCCCTCCTCGGCGATATCCTCTTATACCTCACGAGGGAACATAGCTCCTTTCACCAGCGTTGTTCCATAACCCCTCGCAAGCACTCCTCAACCATCCGCCTTGCTGTCGGCAACTCAGATCCTTAGGTTCGGTTCTCCGACTCTCGATCCGCATTTTCGTACGCCTCCGATGTTGATCGAGCCCTCAAGCTCTCGCTGTCATTATGTTCTGACCTGACTTGtgtaatgtttttatattttgacCTTCGTGCCTCCATTGTATCCCGGCCTACGCATTGATGTCTTATCTCGGCCTGCGCACCGATGTCTTATCCCGGCCTGCGTACCGATGTCTTATCCTGACCTATGTGTCGATCTCATATCTTGGCCTACGTGCCAATGTCATATCCTGATAGGCATGGCGCGGCGCGGCGAGTTCCCGACCTACATGTCGTCTTTCGGATCCAGATCGCGTCCGGCTCAGCATCATCAGATCCAACTCTCCAACCTGTtcagagtcatctactcttcttgatcacgACAACTTGAGCAGCGTcccgaccagctcaccgatccacccGAGGACGCCTCCTGGGCCAAGGTACGTTTCCGTACTCACTCTCcattcattttattattctaGCATTAGTCTATTATTTATAtactcgttggatctgcctcgagcatcgacgTACTAGAGACCAGAGAGACCCGATCGCTAGCtgtaggtagcgttgaccagaggacttctaacGATTTGGTCAATATAGAAGTCGTCTCAACATACCCTCCTCCGAGACATCGCaattcggtcaacattccatccacctaaCCCGACGGTCCATCTGACTCAAATTCCGGACAAGATCACCGTCCAAACATCATTAACTCCAAGAAGCGCCTTCATCTTGATACCTCAATTCTCATAATTACACGCCTTGAGTACTGAAACTTGAAAGGGAACCATACCGCTATTAGATATAGATCTGATATCACTTtgttggaaaaaaaattattggagaaaaaaaataaaaaaattaaggaaaaaaaacTACTCTACATGAAAGATgagaagaataaaataaaataattcaacTTACTTAAAAAGTACATATTTATTAGCTTATTTATTAGCTTATTAAATAAGTACTAATTCCAgatagattttatttttctttattttattccacGAACTCTTATTCTTATCAATATTTATCACCTTATCAAATTATATCTCCATCCACATACTtcatattaatttattattatttttattcaaaatcaaatttaatttcaacAATCACCTCGCCCCTAAGCTCTACGACTCCTACGATATCGCTGGAGCCGTGCATCTTCGCCGGGTTACGTCTTATGATCTCTCCTGCACTTAGTCGCCGTCGATGTTGCCAGGGCGCTTGTGTACCTCCACTACGACTGCCGCGTGAAAATCCTCCACCTCGACGTCAAACCAGAGACATCCTCCTCCGCCAGGGTTTCCAGGCGCACCTCGCCAACTCCGGGAGATCGAGGCTAATGGACGCGAGCGTGAGCATGGTAGTGTGACAGCGCCCGAGTGGTTCTTCGATGCCGACGTCTCCAAGAACTGCAATGTGTACAGCTAAGGAATGGCGCTGCTGGAGCTGGTGGGGAGGAGGCGGAACGCGAGGTTCAGCCAGCATGGCGGTGATGCCTACTTCCCCAAGAACGCCGGCAAGAAAGTGAGGGAGCGGAAGGTAATGGAAATGGTGGACGAGAGGCTGATAACGGGGTAACAGGTGGAGGAGGTTGGTACGTGGTCTTGTGCATGGTGCACACAGGACAGACCGGAACTTAGGCAGAGCATGGCGACGGTGGTCGGTGGTGCCCGTGTCCCAGGGGCACAGCGGTGAGTGAGTCATCAGAGACGCGAATGTTCATGGCTGATTTGACAGAGGCGTCCCCAGTTTCCAGCATTGTGCTGTCTTTCTCAATCTCAATTCATTGAGCTTGTCGTATCCATTAGCATTGTGCAGTCTCGACGATTAATTACATGGGTTTTATTCGTTTGTCATTTATTCTTTACTTCCAGTTTATACTGGTCTTCCAATTTTTCATCTGGGCTAATAAAAGTGAAGAAACATTTCCACATGACCTACCAAAATCCTTGCTATCTTCTACAGATGAAGACATAATTTCATTAAAATAGGTTCTCTTTATCGCCAACACTAGTAAAAACAAATACAGGTGGTTTAGACCTGGACGTTTCAGCTCATGCCTGCTGACGTATTAAGGATATTTATATCAAAAAGTGGATTAGTCTGCTCCTCTCTTTCTTTGTTCACGGAATCAAATGGTTCTGACTTGTAAGACTTCAAATCAACCTCTAATTTTATATTTTCTGAGTAATGATTCTTGCATTTCTTCAATTCATCAATTACAGTCTCTTTTTGGCTTCCTGGTTCATCATGCACCAACCTGGGTAATCGCATCAGGATGAATCTACAACCAAATAGGCGACAATCATCAAACCACAATATTATACAAAATAACAGTTAATGAGTAAACGGTGAGAATCTTTACAAATTGGCAATTTTGGACACATAAACAAACAGGTTCAGAAGTTAATCAGATATAAGATGCATGCACTTGATTTTATCCTCCGAATCTTCCCAAATGAAATGTATTTTAAATAAATACCAAGTTCTTAAATTATCCATTTTATTCCAACTTCTGGCGCATTAGCAAACATTAATCCTTCATGAGCGCATGGTTTATGTTGTTTGATTTGAGCTAAAATTCCTTTTCAAGcaaaatttaaaagttaattaaggAGCTCAAACATGGGCAACCACGATTTCTTCGTTTGATCGAAAATGCATTCCATTTGAGTATTGTTACCTGAGACCTCTCTTCTTTGAAACTCATGGCTCTATGCTTGAGCTCCCCTCTATGTGTGGTGAGCTCGTCCAGTATCTCAGCATCACAAACATCTATTTGGTTATCATCGTTTTCTGTTGGAGAACCTTCCCCTTCCTGCAGACAAGTTGACATAATGTGAGTTAAGCATGTGCACTCGGAGAAAACTATACCAACAATGCAATATAACTTAAAAGTGCATACTGCGAATGAGAGGCTGCGACCGTGGCGAGGTGTTCTGACAATCTCATCATATTCCGCTGCATCCAACTCCTGAAGGTGGTGTGGATGGAAGAACTTGGGCAGGACATGCTGCCTAATGGTAATGAGGAGGAAAAATGGCAACGGGAACAGTATGCCTGCTATTGGTATCCATGTCACGCCAAAGCATACCAGCAGATACACAATCTGGAAGATGGTGAATGCAGCAATTTGCTTGAAGGGAACCGATTCCACGAAGGAAGCATGAGTGCCGTCAAGAACCCTATCATgttgttttttgaaaaaaaaaattaaaaataaaaataaaagataagagAAATAACATATTAGAAATAACACTGGACTTGTATATGTAATGTAAGAATCCAAAAGGCGACATTATGATCTAGCAAGTACGTACCATAGATCAAAGTAGGCTGTAGGTTAAAGAACTAAAGCTTTTAGGTTGTGAtggtattctaaacttaaaaataagcAGACCATGGAGTAATGATAACTCAAGCTTACTTGAATCGGCGGCCAGGAGAGATGAACAGGAGCAATGTCCTCTCCCAAAACTGGTTTCCCGGCAGGCTGTCAACAGCCATGTAAGCAAAATATCCCCACAGAACTGATGTGGGTATCTTTTTTATCACAGGCATTGCTCCAACGCAGGCACCGACCAGCAAAGACTGCAAAAGATTGGTTACTCTTTGCTCATTGACCCGGACTGGCAAATGGGCATCAATGTGCTTCTCTGGATCAAATTGTACTTTGGAATCCTGTCCGCGAGGTCCATCGTTCATGACAGCGTCCTTCAAGTTCTTCAGTTCTTTATCAATTGAGATGGTCTGCGGAGGATATGGTTTCAAGCAAATCAAATGGCATCCAAGATAATTATTCTGGCATGCAAAAACTTACAGTGTGGCCCTTGTCCATCTTTTCAAACACCTCTTGCATTTTCCCATAGATTTCCGAACTGCTAGCTTGTTTCCTTATGCCCTCTTTAGCACTTTCAACCATCTTCTTGCGGATTATCTAGTCAAGATTAGATTTAAGTAACTTATTCTTCAAAAAAAGCGGGAAAAAAATAACACATTGATCTCGTAGATGATGTTTGTACCAACCTGCCGCTTGAGAACAGCAAGGCTTTTTGTGTGCATCGGGGACTGAGGCAGAACACCATTTGCCGGGGGTATTCCAATCAAGCCGCATGCCAGAACCTGAGATAGAAAcgtaaaaaaaaatgatgaaatataaTGTTTGTGCTAATTAGACTATTGAACATAGGAAGCTTTAATCTGATTGACTTACCATAAAACCGAGGACCAAGATGTCATAGTGGTAAGCTGAGGGATTCTTCAGATTGAACTCCTTTTGCTGTGCCAACTGAGAAGCGACACTGTGATCAAAGAAGTAGAGTCCTGCAACCATCAAAGCAGGTATGATGGCAGCAAAGATGTAGAGTGGAGGAACAGAAAATAAATCCTGCACAAAAATTCAGCTCACAAGTTATAGATTCCATAAGCCTCAAATtaataaaacaattttaaccaACTTTAGATCATAACGTAAGTTACACCTGTTAGTTTTTGTAAAACCTAAGCCGCATATATTATAAGAATCATATAAAAATTCACATATAAAAAATACAcgaacatatgagcatggatctaATTTCAACAattaatcatggcataacaacaTAAAAAATAACCAAAGATAAAGGAACTTGATTGAAGAGACATCATTTTCTTTTACATCATCCATAAATAAACcccgatgaagaagaagaagaagcggtgTCGAAACAAAAGGAAAGTCTTCCAAGGGGCTTAGAGTTGACGGTGCTGAAAAACTCTAGGTCTAATAGGAAACCACGAGTGTGTTAAGATGATGCCCTAAACCCTTGAGAACTAATCCTATATATGGTGAGCATCTATTGTCAgcccatagatgataatagatgcgggatTATAGGTTCTACGCAAACAAGATCTACATCCAACAATCGAAATTTAATaaacctaagttagatcactGTAATGGGTTTGGTTTGTACTCATATGCATAACTTACAATTAAGCCTACTAATTAGAGATAATAATCAATACTTTTCTATTTAGGCTACTTGTGAGTTGtatatgaaatacaagtaaaactttagttgataatAAACTTTATTGGTAGAAAATACTCCTATAAATAATCTGGTCCATTAATCTCATTGGTATaagactaaagaggtcatagctactgtatatgatcataacaagccccaacagtaatcataataccaatgtcattaatgacatattAAGATGTAGATATGTAAAGTGAAAATTACATCAAATGTGATCAGTACATGTCAATTTTTAACTGGTTCTAAGATGACCTTAAAAGATATCAGAATATATTTGtgaaatactttatgctaaactgtcATAGCAAATCATGATCATCTTTAtgatttcaaaagaaatttatatcatatttataaACATCAAATGTTAAACAGCAGTAGTAAATAATAATATCATATTCAGAGTATCAAACAAATATACAAATTCCcattaatgttttgaacttttaagtacgtacaataatcaaaataaatgtttgtttttattaatcaacatagagcaataaaataaatacagactcctactagatgagttcttcttccataagaaggatTCCTATATCCACAACATGCATGTGAAACACCTTAGGaaccaagcctttggtgagttGATCGGACAACATGGAATTTgtgctgatgtgctctaccatgaTCTGACAACTTTACTTTGAcctctttctttaaccgctagaaaTTTAATGTCAATGTGCTTGGACTTCGACGAACTACAATTGTTCTTGGTATAAAGTCTTGCGACTTTATTATTACAGTAGATCCTTAGTTGTCTGTCAATATCATTAATGATTTGCAATGTTGTGATAAAGTTCCGCATCCAAAGTTCCGCCTCCAGGTGATTTGATCTCCGATACGTGAGCATGTatcctttagttctttgcaaatatcGCATTTCTCTCTTAACTGCTTTCCAGTACGACGATCTTCGGTTACTaacatatctgcctaacatccctgctataaatattatatctggtcgagtataaacttgtgcatacatgagacttcccactacTGATGCATATGGGAATTattccatctcctttatttcaaattcaagccatggaCATTGTTGTAAgatgaacttgtcacctcttaaCACAAGTGTGTCACTAGATGTACAATTTTGCATATCATATATTATAagtaccttttcaatataggtaTGTTCTTGAACAATAatgatagatctgtatgcctaaaacaaaggatgttttatcaagatctttcatttcaaaattattagataaaaatgacttggtttgatgcaATAGACTCTTATTATTGCTCACAAGAAATATATCGCccacatacaaaacaagtataacaaacttgctcccactaAACTTAACATATATTCACTAATCAATGGGGTTCTCTTTAAAACCATATGAGGTAActacttgattaaatttttggtaCCACTAATGGGACGCTTATTTTAAACCATAAAttgacttctttaatctacatactaggtgctttaaGTCATTAGATTCAAAGTTCtatggttgcaccatatatataaactcctctatgtctccattgaggaatgcagtctttaTATCTATTTGATGTAGCTCAaaatcataatgagctataaGTGTCATGATTATCCTAAGAGAATCTTTCGAcgacacaggtgagaaagtctctTTGTAATTAATATCTTCTTTTTGAGTGAATCTCTTGGTaacaagacgagccttatacttttcgacattccccttgaatcccgcttggttttaaatatccatttacaaccaatgaGCTTTTTACCTTCAAGCAATTCGATAAGTTTCCAAACGTCATTATCTTctatagacttcaactcttcttgcatgacgTTAATTGACTTCTTGAAAAGATATAGGATCACTTTCCAACCTTATATCAAAATCATGCTTttagagataaacataatcacgagaattcgtGGTTCTTCTTTCCCTTGTGGATCGCCTTAAAGGCATTTGTGTTTGAGGTTGTTGaagtacttgctcatcaatatgaggtaATACGTCAATTTCATGGCAAGCTCCTCTAATTGCATTGAAGATTTCATGAAAATATCTTGGTTTACTATACTTACtggatgtgtgatacccataatATGTGGTATGGTAACCACACCGCGACTAATCGCACTAGTAGTGACCACAGGAGGATTGACAACgcattcctcaaaagatacttccctgACCTTATTACTTTCACTGTCCTCAATAAACTTGGCATTTCCTATTTCAAAGAAGGGTCTgttagagggatcataaaatttatactctGTAGACTTTTCATAATAACCTATAAAATTGTAGCTAATTGTTCTTAGTTCCggtttcctttcattaggcctGTAAGGCCTAGCTTCAACTGAACAATCTCAGACGTGTAAATGCCTAATGTTAGGTTTTCTATctgtccacatctcgaatggagttttagttactgccttactaggtactctattgagtaggtaaactatAATCTTGAGTACTTCACCCTACAAAGATTCtagtagagaagtgaaagtcatcatacttcttaccatgtcttgTAGAGTACGATTGCGACGttcagctacaccattctgactgGGAGTACGAAGCATAGTATATTGAGGCGCAATCTCACACTCAGTAAAGTAATTCGTAAAAGGTCCAAGAGGTTattcacctgatccatcatattAACCATAATATTCACCTTTACAGTCAGATCAGACGACTTTAATTTTTTTACCTAATTGAAGTTTAAattcaagtttgaaaattttaaacatgtccaaagattgcgacttctcatgaataaggtacagatagccaaatctggaatagtcatctatgaagctaataaaatatatgtGTTCATTCCAAGATGTCTTAGGGAATGGTCCACAAATATGtgtatgtattagctccaaaacgTTACTACAATGATTAGCCCCTtgttccttttgttagtggtctttcCCTTAATACACTCTATGCAGATATCAAAGTCTGACATATCAAGGGAATAAAGAATTCCATGTGATATTAACCTTTTTCGGCGttgttttgatatatgtcataaacACCTATGtcacaacatggaagaattctcgtTAATCAATTTACGTTtcatacctatactatgcattattaccTTATCATTCATAGGAGTAAAGGTGtttaatttataaagcttatcgaCCAA is drawn from Zingiber officinale cultivar Zhangliang chromosome 1B, Zo_v1.1, whole genome shotgun sequence and contains these coding sequences:
- the LOC122043021 gene encoding boron transporter 4-like, whose amino-acid sequence is MDHSNNFLRGIINDVKGRALCYRQDWEVGLRTGISILAPTMYIFFASALPVIAFGEQLSRSTDGALSTVETLASTAICGILHSVLGGQPMLIVGVAEPTVIMYTYLYNFAKERKDLGERLYLAWAGWVCIWTAIMLVLLAIFNASAIISRFTRVAGELFGMLITLLFFQEAIRGIISEFEVPEGEDHTGPIYQFQWLYTNGLLGIIFTTGLLFTALKSRGARAWRYGTGALRGFIADYGVPLMVVVWTALSYALPSQVPSGVPRRLFSPLPWEPKSLEHWSVAKDLFSVPPLYIFAAIIPALMVAGLYFFDHSVASQLAQQKEFNLKNPSAYHYDILVLGFMVLACGLIGIPPANGVLPQSPMHTKSLAVLKRQIIRKKMVESAKEGIRKQASSSEIYGKMQEVFEKMDKGHTTISIDKELKNLKDAVMNDGPRGQDSKVQFDPEKHIDAHLPVRVNEQRVTNLLQSLLVGACVGAMPVIKKIPTSVLWGYFAYMAVDSLPGNQFWERTLLLFISPGRRFKVLDGTHASFVESVPFKQIAAFTIFQIVYLLVCFGVTWIPIAGILFPLPFFLLITIRQHVLPKFFHPHHLQELDAAEYDEIVRTPRHGRSLSFEGEGSPTENDDNQIDVCDAEILDELTTHRGELKHRAMSFKEERSQVLKIYPHHKFGFGLSK